A single genomic interval of Nonomuraea rubra harbors:
- a CDS encoding FxsB family cyclophane-forming radical SAM/SPASM peptide maturase — MYGDSRAQTGTDADEWPARLNVGLFLESGWRPTAFRQFILKLHSRCNLACDYCYVYEMADQSWRRQPRSMTRATVDGVAARIAEHAETHQLKSVEITLHGGEPLLAGMPHLRYAVNALRSALGERTTATVQVQTNGVLLDEPFLDLLSDLNVYVGVSLDGDAEAHDRHRLRPDGRGSHGKVTAGLERLTSPPYRHLFSGLLCALDLANDPVKTYEALLEHDPPTIDFLLPHGNWDSPPPGWSPTASPYGDWLVAVFERWRSARPRETRVRLFNEIIRQLCGSPSRSESIGLAPVAVVVVETDGGIEQIDTLKSAYDGATRTPLHVLRNSFDEALFEPAIVARQIGRDALSETCLSCDLAGICGGGLYPHRYRSGSGFRNPSVYSRDLYRLITHIRSALREELAAPASRPSPAEA; from the coding sequence GTGTACGGAGACAGCAGGGCGCAGACCGGTACGGACGCTGACGAATGGCCCGCCAGGCTCAACGTCGGGCTCTTCCTGGAGTCAGGCTGGCGCCCCACTGCCTTCCGCCAGTTCATCCTCAAGCTCCACAGCCGCTGCAACCTCGCCTGCGACTACTGCTACGTCTACGAGATGGCCGACCAGAGCTGGCGCCGCCAGCCGCGCAGCATGACGCGGGCGACCGTCGACGGCGTGGCGGCCCGCATCGCCGAGCACGCCGAGACCCACCAGCTGAAGAGCGTGGAGATCACCCTGCACGGCGGCGAGCCGCTGCTGGCCGGCATGCCGCACCTCCGCTACGCGGTCAACGCCCTGCGGTCGGCTCTCGGTGAGAGGACGACGGCGACCGTCCAGGTGCAGACCAACGGTGTCCTGCTCGACGAGCCGTTCCTGGACCTGCTGTCGGACCTCAACGTGTACGTCGGCGTCAGCCTCGACGGCGACGCCGAGGCGCACGACCGCCATCGCCTCCGTCCCGACGGGCGTGGCAGCCACGGCAAGGTGACCGCGGGGCTGGAACGCCTGACCTCCCCGCCCTACCGTCACCTGTTCAGCGGCCTGCTGTGCGCGCTCGACCTGGCCAACGATCCGGTGAAGACCTACGAGGCGCTGCTGGAGCACGATCCGCCGACGATCGACTTCCTGCTGCCGCACGGGAACTGGGACTCCCCTCCGCCCGGCTGGTCGCCGACGGCCTCCCCCTACGGCGACTGGCTCGTCGCCGTCTTCGAGCGCTGGCGGTCGGCCCGGCCCCGCGAGACCCGGGTCCGGCTGTTCAACGAGATCATCCGGCAGCTCTGCGGCAGCCCTTCCAGGAGCGAGTCGATCGGGCTGGCCCCCGTGGCGGTGGTGGTCGTCGAGACCGACGGCGGCATCGAGCAGATCGACACTCTTAAATCCGCGTACGACGGGGCGACCAGGACACCCCTGCACGTCCTGCGGAACTCCTTCGACGAGGCGCTGTTCGAGCCGGCCATCGTGGCCCGGCAGATCGGCCGTGACGCGCTGTCGGAGACGTGCCTCTCCTGCGACCTCGCGGGGATCTGCGGCGGCGGCCTCTACCCGCATCGGTACCGCAGCGGCAGCGGCTTCCGCAATCCGTCCGTCTACAGCCGCGACCTGTACCGGCTGATCACGCACATCCGGAGCGCGCTCCGTGAAGAGCTGGCCGCACCGGCGTCGCGCCCGTCACCCGCCGAGGCGTGA
- the fxsT gene encoding FxSxx-COOH system tetratricopeptide repeat protein, translating to MPPRNRNFTGREELLDKLRGGILDRVTAVVAHGLQGPSALHGLGGVGKTQMAIEYAYRYHQDYDLVWWIPADQPGLVRSNLAQLAPKLGVPGSTMTSSEDAAEAVLDKLRSGEPYSRWLLIFDNADEPQDLLPNIPPGPGHVLITSRNHDWANNADTVAVDVFTREESVEFLRRRMRRSLADDAADRLAEALGDLPLALEQSAALQTETGMSAEEYLQLLNERTASLLDEGKPSEYPRSMSAAWELSVNKLKEQLPEAMELLRCCAFFGPEPIPRGVFRPVKGPVRPVIAELVADPLRLSRAIKRLGKYALVRIEAESGERTVTGERTIQVHRLIQALLRDALPPATQDEIRAEVHSLLAGAAPGGSANPANWPRFDALLAHVAPTRLADSERADVREFALQILDYLMASGNYDVARTHVERFVERWTADSGPRDMSVLRAKRVQGDLLRFLGRYDEAYELDMTTLAAMREVAGGEHRDTLVLRNGIGADLRGRGLFRKAREHDAESVELHREVFGPNHARTLMAVNSLALDHGLNSDYRSARKLLEEAFTTAQLTESVVSRGTVLNLWAGLSRMTRLCGDYVEACDIGEEALAYGQEQLDADHPRILLVQKDLAIARLRMGEAPDALELAYDVHARYVRNFGIEHPGTLAAALCLANAFRVNDKIEEAYKLAQDAMVRYPKLYGADHPYYFGCASNVAVLLRVRGDLKGARELNERVIDGLKAKLGDGHHYVLTVAVNLASDLAALGDYQAACELGRDAHRRLRPLVGEQHPTTMACAANLAADLAKAGHREEAEALREETLRNYRETRGMEHPDALAAEEGRHLDLDFDPPPV from the coding sequence GTGCCACCGCGGAACCGGAACTTCACCGGCCGCGAAGAGCTGCTGGACAAGCTCCGCGGCGGCATCCTCGACAGGGTCACCGCGGTGGTGGCGCACGGACTGCAGGGCCCGAGCGCCCTCCACGGCCTGGGAGGCGTCGGGAAGACGCAGATGGCCATCGAGTACGCCTACCGCTACCACCAGGACTACGACCTCGTCTGGTGGATCCCCGCCGACCAGCCGGGCCTCGTGCGGTCGAACCTCGCGCAGCTCGCGCCGAAGCTCGGCGTGCCGGGATCCACCATGACCAGCAGCGAGGACGCCGCCGAGGCGGTGCTCGACAAGCTGCGCAGCGGGGAGCCGTACAGCCGCTGGCTGCTGATCTTCGACAACGCCGACGAGCCGCAGGACCTTCTCCCGAACATCCCTCCCGGTCCGGGGCACGTGCTCATCACCTCGCGCAACCACGACTGGGCGAACAACGCCGACACGGTCGCCGTCGACGTGTTCACCCGCGAGGAGAGCGTGGAGTTCCTCCGCAGGCGCATGCGCCGGTCGCTCGCCGACGACGCGGCGGACCGGCTCGCGGAGGCGCTCGGGGACCTGCCGCTGGCGCTGGAGCAGTCGGCCGCGCTGCAGACCGAGACGGGCATGTCCGCGGAGGAGTACCTTCAGCTGCTCAACGAGCGCACCGCGAGCCTGCTGGACGAGGGCAAGCCCAGCGAGTACCCGCGCTCGATGTCCGCGGCGTGGGAGCTGTCGGTCAACAAGCTCAAGGAGCAGCTGCCCGAGGCCATGGAGCTGCTGCGCTGCTGCGCCTTCTTCGGGCCCGAGCCCATCCCCAGAGGTGTTTTCCGCCCGGTCAAGGGGCCCGTGCGCCCCGTCATCGCCGAGCTGGTCGCCGACCCGCTGCGGCTGAGCCGGGCGATCAAGAGGCTGGGCAAGTACGCACTGGTCCGCATCGAGGCCGAGTCCGGCGAACGCACGGTGACCGGCGAGCGCACCATCCAGGTGCACCGGCTCATCCAGGCGCTGCTGCGCGACGCCCTGCCACCCGCCACCCAGGACGAGATCCGGGCGGAGGTGCACTCCCTGCTCGCCGGAGCGGCGCCCGGCGGCAGCGCGAACCCCGCGAACTGGCCGCGGTTCGACGCCCTGCTGGCCCATGTCGCACCGACCCGGCTGGCCGACAGCGAGCGGGCCGACGTGCGGGAGTTCGCCCTGCAGATCCTCGACTACCTGATGGCCTCGGGCAACTACGACGTCGCGCGCACCCATGTCGAGAGGTTCGTGGAACGGTGGACCGCCGACTCGGGCCCGCGGGACATGAGCGTGCTGCGCGCGAAGCGGGTCCAGGGCGACCTGCTCCGGTTCCTGGGCAGGTACGACGAGGCCTACGAGCTCGACATGACCACGCTCGCCGCGATGCGAGAGGTGGCGGGCGGCGAGCACCGCGACACCCTGGTCCTGCGCAACGGCATCGGCGCCGACCTGCGCGGACGCGGCCTGTTCCGGAAGGCGCGCGAGCACGACGCCGAATCGGTCGAGCTGCACAGAGAGGTGTTCGGCCCCAACCACGCCCGCACGCTCATGGCGGTCAACAGCCTGGCGCTCGACCACGGGCTCAACAGCGACTACCGAAGCGCCAGGAAGCTGCTCGAAGAGGCCTTCACGACGGCCCAGCTCACCGAGTCGGTCGTGAGCAGAGGCACCGTGCTGAACCTGTGGGCCGGCCTGAGCCGCATGACCAGGCTGTGCGGTGACTACGTGGAGGCCTGCGACATCGGCGAGGAGGCGCTGGCCTACGGTCAGGAGCAACTGGACGCCGATCACCCCCGCATCCTGCTCGTGCAGAAGGACCTCGCCATCGCCCGGCTCCGGATGGGAGAGGCGCCCGACGCCCTCGAACTCGCGTACGACGTGCACGCGCGCTACGTGCGCAACTTCGGGATCGAGCACCCGGGCACGCTGGCCGCCGCCCTGTGCCTGGCCAACGCGTTCCGGGTCAACGACAAGATCGAGGAAGCGTACAAGCTGGCCCAGGACGCCATGGTGCGGTATCCGAAGCTGTACGGGGCGGACCATCCGTACTATTTCGGCTGTGCCAGTAACGTGGCGGTCCTGCTGCGGGTCCGCGGCGACCTGAAGGGCGCGCGGGAGCTGAACGAGCGCGTCATCGACGGGCTGAAGGCCAAGCTCGGCGACGGGCACCACTACGTGCTGACCGTCGCCGTCAACCTCGCCAGCGACCTGGCCGCCCTCGGCGACTACCAGGCGGCCTGCGAGCTGGGCAGGGACGCCCACCGGCGGCTGCGCCCGCTGGTGGGGGAGCAACACCCGACGACCATGGCCTGTGCCGCGAACCTCGCGGCCGACCTCGCCAAGGCGGGGCACAGGGAAGAAGCGGAGGCCCTGCGCGAGGAGACGCTGCGCAACTACCGCGAGACGCGCGGCATGGAGCATCCCGACGCCCTGGCGGCCGAGGAGGGCCGCCATCTCGACCTCGACTTCGACCCTCCGCCGGTGTGA
- a CDS encoding response regulator transcription factor: protein MTAASPSRRRAAPWGRERAAIPCCPPAHRETITVVVAGDQELGRARVAALIRGARGLEVAGEAATAEEAAGIRAEVALLYARAPGAVAATRVLAGGEPKVLVLGEREEIGGYARAVLRAGAAGLLPRDTPPARVLSAIRAVAAGDVVLARAVVEALTESPLDEAPGPGVLTRREAEVIALVARALSNEDIAAYLWISEATVKTHLNRVMAKLGLSSRAHVVAYAYDRGLVRPSP from the coding sequence ATGACCGCAGCATCCCCGTCCAGGCGTCGTGCCGCTCCGTGGGGGCGGGAGCGGGCCGCGATCCCGTGCTGCCCGCCGGCCCACAGGGAGACGATCACGGTGGTGGTGGCCGGCGACCAGGAGCTCGGGCGGGCGCGCGTGGCGGCGCTCATCCGGGGCGCGCGGGGCCTGGAGGTCGCCGGAGAGGCGGCGACCGCCGAGGAGGCGGCGGGCATCCGCGCCGAGGTCGCCCTGCTGTACGCGCGGGCGCCCGGCGCCGTCGCGGCCACCAGGGTCCTGGCCGGAGGCGAGCCCAAGGTCCTGGTCCTGGGGGAACGGGAGGAGATCGGCGGCTACGCCCGCGCGGTGCTGCGGGCGGGGGCGGCGGGGCTGCTGCCGCGGGACACCCCGCCCGCCCGGGTGCTGTCGGCGATCCGGGCGGTGGCGGCGGGCGACGTCGTGCTGGCCCGGGCCGTGGTGGAGGCGCTGACGGAGAGCCCGCTCGACGAGGCACCCGGCCCGGGCGTGCTGACCAGGCGTGAGGCCGAGGTGATCGCGCTGGTGGCACGGGCGCTGTCCAACGAGGACATCGCCGCGTACCTGTGGATCAGCGAGGCGACCGTCAAGACGCACCTGAACCGGGTGATGGCCAAGCTGGGCCTGTCCAGCCGCGCCCACGTGGTCGCGTACGCCTACGACCGCGGTCTGGTCAGGCCCTCACCGTGA